One window of the Brevundimonas goettingensis genome contains the following:
- the rlmB gene encoding 23S rRNA (guanosine(2251)-2'-O)-methyltransferase RlmB: MSRNPERNDRKAGKKPVFGNRPQTAPDGSKKGGWNPNPPTKSFADSTPRGPKGAKSDPDAFVWGRHPVLAALANPARKGMGRLLATEDRAAELERGNLNHGHKIEVMDVQALDRMLPAGAVHQGLVFKVSPLEGVALDDFADPAEGIIVMLDQLTDPQNVGAIFRSALAFGARGIIVQDRHSPALAGALAKASVGATEKLPCARVTNLSRALERLADLGWRAVGLDGDSEETLETALDDRPTVLVMGSEGDGIRRLVAEHCDVLAKIPMPGGFESLNVSNAAAVALYVATQKQADKGK, encoded by the coding sequence GTGTCGAGAAATCCAGAACGCAACGACCGGAAAGCAGGCAAAAAACCTGTTTTTGGAAACCGGCCTCAAACCGCCCCTGACGGGTCGAAAAAGGGCGGCTGGAACCCCAATCCGCCGACGAAAAGCTTTGCAGATTCAACGCCTCGGGGGCCGAAGGGCGCCAAGTCGGATCCGGACGCCTTCGTCTGGGGACGGCACCCTGTACTCGCCGCTTTGGCGAATCCGGCGCGAAAAGGCATGGGTCGATTGCTGGCCACCGAGGACCGCGCGGCCGAACTCGAACGCGGTAATCTGAATCACGGCCACAAGATCGAGGTCATGGACGTGCAGGCCCTGGACCGGATGCTGCCGGCCGGCGCGGTGCATCAGGGACTGGTGTTCAAGGTCTCGCCGCTGGAGGGGGTGGCGCTGGACGACTTCGCCGATCCGGCCGAGGGCATCATCGTCATGCTGGACCAGCTGACCGATCCCCAGAACGTCGGCGCCATCTTCCGCTCGGCCTTGGCCTTCGGCGCGCGCGGCATCATCGTGCAGGATCGCCACTCCCCGGCCCTCGCCGGCGCCCTTGCGAAAGCCTCCGTCGGCGCGACCGAGAAACTGCCCTGCGCCCGCGTCACCAACCTCAGCCGGGCGCTGGAGCGTCTGGCCGACCTGGGCTGGCGGGCCGTCGGCCTCGACGGAGATTCGGAAGAGACTCTGGAGACGGCCCTCGACGACCGTCCGACCGTCCTGGTCATGGGCTCCGAAGGCGACGGCATCCGCCGCCTGGTCGCCGAACACTGCGACGTCCTGGCGAAGATCCCCATGCCGGGCGGCTTCGAGAGCCTGAACGTCTCCAACGCCGCGGCCGTGGCGCTGTATGTGGCGACGCAGAAGCAGGCGGACAAAGGCAAGTGA
- the tuf gene encoding elongation factor Tu: MAKEKFERTKPHCNIGTIGHVDHGKTTLTAAITMTLAKAGGAKAMNYADIDAAPEEKARGITINTAHVEYETANRHYAHVDCPGHADYVKNMITGAAQMDGAILVVSAADGPMPQTREHILLARQVGVPALVVFMNKVDLVDDAELLELVEMEVRELLSSYQFPGDDIPITMGSAKAATDGVNPEIGEQRVLALMETVDAYIPQPERPVDLPFLMPVEDVFSISGRGTVVTGRVERGIVKVGEEVEIVGIRPVQKTTCTGVEMFRKLLDQGQAGDNVGVLLRGTKREDVERGQVLCKPGSITPHTKFLAEAYILTKEEGGRHTPFFTNYRPQFYFRTTDVTGIVHLKEGVEMIMPGDNAELNVELITPIAMEEKLRFAIREGGRTVGAGVVAKIIA, translated from the coding sequence ATGGCCAAGGAAAAGTTCGAACGCACCAAGCCGCACTGCAACATCGGCACGATCGGTCACGTTGACCACGGCAAGACGACGCTGACGGCGGCGATCACGATGACGCTGGCGAAGGCCGGCGGCGCCAAGGCGATGAACTACGCCGACATCGACGCCGCGCCGGAAGAAAAGGCCCGCGGCATTACGATCAACACCGCGCACGTTGAGTATGAGACGGCCAACCGTCACTACGCCCACGTCGACTGCCCCGGCCACGCCGACTATGTGAAGAACATGATCACGGGCGCCGCGCAGATGGACGGCGCGATCCTGGTGGTTTCGGCCGCTGACGGCCCGATGCCGCAGACCCGCGAGCACATCCTGCTGGCCCGTCAGGTCGGCGTGCCGGCCCTGGTGGTCTTCATGAACAAGGTCGACCTGGTCGACGACGCCGAGCTGCTCGAGCTGGTCGAGATGGAAGTGCGCGAGCTGCTGTCGTCCTACCAGTTCCCGGGCGACGACATTCCGATCACCATGGGTTCGGCCAAGGCCGCGACCGACGGCGTGAACCCGGAAATCGGCGAACAGCGCGTTCTGGCCCTGATGGAAACCGTCGACGCCTACATCCCGCAACCGGAACGCCCGGTCGACCTGCCCTTCCTGATGCCGGTCGAAGACGTGTTCTCGATCTCGGGCCGCGGTACGGTCGTGACCGGCCGCGTCGAGCGCGGCATCGTCAAGGTCGGTGAAGAAGTCGAGATCGTCGGCATCCGTCCGGTCCAGAAGACGACCTGCACGGGCGTCGAAATGTTCCGCAAGCTGCTGGACCAAGGTCAAGCGGGCGACAACGTCGGCGTTCTGCTGCGCGGCACCAAGCGTGAAGACGTCGAGCGCGGTCAGGTTCTGTGCAAGCCGGGTTCGATCACCCCGCACACCAAGTTCCTGGCCGAAGCCTACATCCTGACCAAGGAAGAAGGCGGCCGTCACACGCCGTTCTTCACGAACTACCGCCCGCAGTTCTACTTCCGCACCACGGATGTGACCGGCATCGTTCACCTGAAGGAAGGCGTCGAAATGATCATGCCCGGCGACAACGCCGAGCTGAACGTCGAACTGATCACCCCGATCGCCATGGAAGAGAAGCTCCGCTTCGCCATCCGTGAAGGCGGCCGCACCGTCGGCGCCGGCGTCGTCGCCAAGATCATCGCCTAA